One genomic region from Anabaena sp. PCC 7108 encodes:
- a CDS encoding type II toxin-antitoxin system Phd/YefM family antitoxin codes for MHQINLKEAETQLAKLIEEVAGGEEVIITRNDGSSFKIVPITAVRASPKFGSAKGLVRMTDDFDEPLEDFEEYTP; via the coding sequence ATGCACCAGATTAACTTGAAAGAAGCTGAGACTCAACTGGCAAAGCTAATTGAAGAAGTGGCAGGTGGAGAAGAAGTTATCATCACTCGGAACGATGGATCATCTTTCAAAATTGTGCCAATTACAGCAGTAAGGGCAAGTCCTAAATTTGGCAGTGCTAAGGGGTTAGTAAGAATGACAGATGATTTTGATGAGCCATTAGAGGACTTTGAGGAATACACTCCATGA
- a CDS encoding HIT family protein: MSTLIHDRVEAARQGTNPTVICRVGSGWVVLGDVQFLRGYSLLLPDPVVPDLNALTMDQRLNFLQDMTLLGDALLEVTGATRINYEILGNSEAALHAHVFPRYPIEPEDKRRKPVWFYDWKNATPFNLERDKPLMYEIAESIKRHQKLCNSNNAP; this comes from the coding sequence ATGTCCACTCTCATTCATGATCGAGTTGAGGCCGCACGACAGGGAACTAATCCCACCGTAATTTGCCGTGTTGGATCAGGTTGGGTAGTACTTGGAGATGTGCAGTTTTTGCGGGGTTACTCTCTCTTGCTACCCGATCCTGTGGTTCCAGACCTAAATGCTTTAACAATGGATCAGCGTCTAAACTTCTTGCAAGACATGACATTATTGGGAGATGCACTGCTGGAAGTCACTGGTGCTACTCGCATCAATTACGAGATTTTAGGTAACAGTGAGGCAGCACTACACGCCCATGTTTTTCCAAGATATCCGATCGAGCCAGAGGATAAGCGACGAAAGCCAGTATGGTTTTATGATTGGAAAAATGCCACACCATTCAATTTAGAACGGGATAAGCCATTAATGTATGAAATAGCTGAGTCCATTAAACGTCATCAAAAACTTTGTAATAGCAACAATGCTCCTTGA
- a CDS encoding rubredoxin: MSEQAEQAEQAIETPVLDRYECRSCGYVYEPEKGDDKSDITAGTLFAELPASWRCPVCTANKVAFANIGPAGTASGFKENLGYGLGVNTLTPTQKNILIFGALALGFLFFISLYGLQ, from the coding sequence ATGAGCGAACAAGCTGAACAAGCTGAACAAGCTATTGAAACTCCAGTTTTAGATAGGTATGAATGTCGCTCTTGCGGTTACGTTTATGAACCGGAGAAAGGAGACGACAAAAGTGATATTACCGCTGGGACACTGTTTGCAGAACTACCTGCCAGTTGGCGTTGTCCAGTTTGTACTGCTAACAAGGTAGCTTTTGCCAACATTGGTCCTGCGGGTACAGCATCTGGTTTCAAAGAAAATTTAGGTTACGGCTTAGGTGTTAATACGCTGACACCAACCCAAAAGAACATTTTGATCTTCGGTGCTTTAGCCCTTGGTTTCTTGTTCTTTATCAGTCTTTACGGCTTACAATAA
- a CDS encoding photosynthesis system II assembly factor Ycf48 gives MHSIVKKWQGIFAALIVVIACIGCSKVPSISYNPWQVINVPTESKLFDIGFTGNPQHGYLVGSNATLLETKDGGNTWQPLKLELDDERYRFNSVSFTGNEGWIAGEPSLLLHTTDEGKSWSRIPLTEKLPGSPIAITALAENTAEMATDVGAIYQTTDGGKNWKAQVEAAVGVVRNLERSPDGKYIAVSAKGSFYSVWEPGQAAWEPHNRLSSRRVENMGFADNGQLWLLARGGQVQFSDLTKPDEWLDVEYPELATSWGLLDLAYRTPDEIWIGGGSGNLLRSTDGGKTWEKDREVEGVAANFYKIVFFKPDQGFIIGDRGILLKYNPSAEPADQPEAA, from the coding sequence ATGCACTCAATTGTAAAAAAGTGGCAAGGAATTTTTGCCGCGTTAATAGTAGTTATAGCTTGTATAGGTTGTAGCAAAGTTCCCTCTATCAGCTACAATCCCTGGCAAGTTATTAATGTGCCAACAGAGTCGAAACTATTTGATATTGGCTTTACTGGCAATCCCCAACATGGTTATTTAGTTGGTAGTAATGCTACCTTATTAGAAACCAAAGATGGTGGAAATACTTGGCAGCCTCTCAAACTGGAACTAGATGATGAAAGGTATCGCTTTAACTCAGTTAGTTTTACTGGTAATGAAGGCTGGATTGCTGGAGAGCCTTCGTTGCTGCTACATACTACTGATGAAGGTAAATCTTGGTCACGTATTCCCTTAACCGAAAAGTTACCAGGTAGCCCAATTGCGATCACCGCCTTGGCTGAAAATACAGCCGAAATGGCTACTGATGTGGGTGCTATCTATCAAACTACAGATGGTGGTAAAAACTGGAAAGCACAAGTCGAAGCTGCTGTTGGTGTGGTGCGTAACCTAGAGCGATCGCCTGATGGTAAGTATATCGCTGTTTCTGCCAAAGGTAGTTTTTACTCAGTCTGGGAACCAGGACAAGCAGCTTGGGAACCCCATAACCGTCTCAGTTCTCGACGAGTAGAAAATATGGGCTTTGCTGATAATGGCCAGTTATGGTTGTTAGCAAGAGGTGGTCAAGTTCAATTTAGCGACTTGACTAAACCAGATGAATGGCTAGACGTAGAATATCCAGAATTGGCCACCAGCTGGGGTTTACTAGATTTGGCCTATCGCACACCCGATGAAATCTGGATTGGTGGCGGTAGTGGTAATCTGTTACGCAGTACCGACGGCGGCAAAACTTGGGAAAAAGACCGGGAAGTGGAAGGAGTGGCCGCTAATTTTTACAAAATTGTATTTTTTAAGCCAGACCAAGGTTTTATCATTGGCGATCGCGGTATTTTACTCAAATATAACCCCAGTGCAGAACCAGCTGACCAACCAGAGGCTGCTTAG
- the psbE gene encoding cytochrome b559 subunit alpha: MAGTTGERPFSDIITSIRYWVIHSITIPALFVAGWLFVSTGLAYDVFGTPRPNEYFTQVRQEVPIVKNRFEAKKQVETFIGK; encoded by the coding sequence ATGGCAGGTACCACTGGAGAGCGTCCGTTTTCGGACATTATTACCAGCATTCGTTACTGGGTAATTCACAGCATCACCATTCCAGCTTTATTTGTGGCTGGCTGGCTATTTGTCAGCACCGGACTGGCTTATGATGTGTTTGGCACACCCCGTCCTAATGAGTATTTCACACAGGTGCGTCAAGAAGTGCCAATTGTGAAAAACCGTTTTGAAGCTAAAAAGCAAGTAGAAACATTTATCGGAAAGTAA
- the psbF gene encoding cytochrome b559 subunit beta, which produces MTSGNNINQPVTYPIFTVRWLAVHTLGVPTVFFLGAIAAMQFIQR; this is translated from the coding sequence ATGACTAGCGGCAATAACATCAATCAACCAGTTACCTATCCAATTTTTACGGTTAGATGGCTTGCAGTTCACACTTTAGGTGTACCAACTGTCTTCTTTTTGGGCGCGATCGCCGCAATGCAGTTTATTCAACGCTAG
- a CDS encoding photosystem II reaction center protein L: protein MERSPNPNQQPVELNRTSLYLGLLLVFVLGILFSSYFFN from the coding sequence ATGGAAAGATCACCAAATCCTAATCAACAACCAGTTGAATTAAACCGTACCTCTCTGTACCTAGGACTACTCTTGGTTTTTGTGCTAGGGATTCTGTTCTCCAGTTACTTCTTTAACTAA
- a CDS encoding photosystem II reaction center protein J, translated as MSGSGRIPLWVVATVAGLGVITVVGIFFYGAYAGIGSSL; from the coding sequence ATGTCTGGAAGTGGAAGAATTCCCCTGTGGGTCGTCGCTACGGTCGCAGGCTTAGGTGTAATTACTGTTGTAGGTATTTTCTTTTATGGAGCCTACGCTGGAATCGGTTCTTCGTTGTAA
- the psaI gene encoding photosystem I reaction center subunit VIII has translation MSGSLLPSILAYSSFLPSIFVPLTGLVLPAVIFAFLFSYIESEDIA, from the coding sequence ATGTCAGGTTCACTTCTGCCCTCTATTTTGGCCTATTCTTCATTTTTACCTTCCATTTTCGTACCTCTGACTGGTCTAGTTTTACCAGCAGTCATTTTCGCATTTCTATTTTCATACATTGAAAGCGAAGATATCGCCTAA